From a region of the Microcoleus sp. bin38.metabat.b11b12b14.051 genome:
- a CDS encoding helix-turn-helix domain-containing protein: MTQKAFKYRFYPTQSQENLLRRTMGCARLVYNKALALRTEAWYER, from the coding sequence ATGACACAAAAAGCATTCAAGTACCGATTCTATCCAACTCAGTCGCAAGAAAACTTGCTGAGAAGAACGATGGGCTGTGCTCGTTTGGTTTACAACAAAGCCCTTGCTCTTAGAACAGAGGCTTGGTATGAAAGAC